From Sceloporus undulatus isolate JIND9_A2432 ecotype Alabama chromosome 6, SceUnd_v1.1, whole genome shotgun sequence, one genomic window encodes:
- the RPRML gene encoding reprimo-like protein, producing the protein MNGTLFNQTLVEEGVYSNRSQDLGSTLIGCCNGTGTVVASDGGASVLIPDERNLFITRVVQIAVLCILSLTVVFGVFFLGCNLLIKSESMINFLVKDRRPSKDVGISIMGLY; encoded by the coding sequence ATGAATGGTACATTGTTTAATCAGACATTAGTAGAAGAAGGTGTGTATTCCAACCGATCCCAAGATCTGGGCAGCACTTTGATTGGCTGCTGCAATGGGACAGGAACAGTGGTGGCCAGCGATGGGGGAGCCTCAGTCCTGATCCCTGATGAAAGGAACCTTTTCATCACCCGGGTGGTCCAGATTGCAGTTCTTTGCATCCTATCCTTGACTGTGGTCTTTGGGGTCTTCTTTCTGGGCTGCAATCTGCTCATTAAATCAGAGAGCATGATCAACTTTTTGGTCAAAGATCGGCGGCCGTCAAAAGACGTTGGTATTTCAATCATGGGACTGTATTAA